A stretch of the Mycoplasmoides genitalium G37 genome encodes the following:
- the rlmB gene encoding 23S rRNA (guanosine(2251)-2'-O)-methyltransferase RlmB, translated as MKKPRQQSCLFGVKAFEEAINNQVHIKLVNISIRHKKLIPLIEAKKINFQIHSTNWFNNQYRDINHQELVAVLDTNQLLIPLDQLVKVVENKKCSTLVMLDEIQDPYNFGAILRTCLASEVDGIIFKKNNQVPINNTVMKTSMGSVFYQNLVQVANLSYTITKLKEIGFWTVVSTLDPIWKPIDYRKVDFAKKILIVGNEDRGVNQLITKNADCRIKIPMNNKINSLNVSVALGIILFAWKN; from the coding sequence ATGAAAAAACCACGCCAACAAAGTTGCTTATTTGGTGTTAAAGCCTTTGAGGAAGCGATTAATAACCAAGTTCACATTAAATTGGTAAACATTTCCATTCGTCACAAAAAACTAATACCTTTAATTGAAGCTAAAAAAATTAATTTTCAAATCCATTCAACTAACTGATTTAACAATCAGTATAGAGATATTAACCACCAGGAATTGGTAGCAGTTTTAGATACTAACCAACTCTTAATTCCACTTGATCAACTGGTTAAAGTAGTTGAAAATAAGAAGTGCAGTACACTTGTGATGTTAGATGAGATCCAAGACCCTTATAATTTTGGTGCTATACTAAGAACTTGTTTGGCTAGTGAGGTTGATGGAATTATCTTTAAAAAGAATAACCAAGTCCCTATCAACAATACAGTCATGAAAACTAGTATGGGTAGTGTTTTTTATCAAAACTTAGTGCAAGTAGCTAACTTAAGTTATACGATCACTAAGCTAAAAGAAATAGGATTTTGAACTGTTGTTTCAACTCTGGATCCTATTTGAAAACCAATTGATTATCGCAAAGTTGATTTTGCTAAAAAAATCTTAATTGTTGGCAATGAGGATAGGGGTGTGAATCAACTAATAACAAAGAATGCAGATTGTAGAATCAAAATTCCTATGAACAATAAGATCAATTCTTTAAATGTAAGTGTTGCTTTAGGGATTATCTTGTTTGCTTGAAAAAACTAA
- the cysS gene encoding cysteine--tRNA ligase, which translates to MKQFEHRFMIVDSVSQKPTTLVQKTINIYLCGPTVYNDLHLGNTRPLIVFDVLNRVLKKAKYTVNFVQNITDIDDKIIKIAQQQEVSESVVTKQQITAYKSLLKKLNILPIKHIQITEKIDKIPDYIDQLVNQNHAYVSTQNNVYFAVNSLKQYGYLANRMVHLEETDTDKKNKLDFVLWKITTAGIKWNSKWGLGRPGWHVECAFLIDYCFKNELTIHGGGVDLKFPHHENENALHMALYNQPITKHWMHIGHLMIENQKMSKSLQNFLLAVDFLNFHDFRVLRWIFYQKHYLHPIDLNQSLIEKANNDIQRIAKTLNVARTWLVYSEQSELISPKQYDPVFSALLDNLNFANAVAAIWKLIKKINTSIKTKDFSVLREQLSFLEWSIDLLGISFKSIHTKLNVRLIKEWSILHKQKAMDKADQIRKKLIKKMLL; encoded by the coding sequence ATGAAGCAATTTGAACATAGGTTTATGATTGTTGACAGTGTTAGTCAAAAACCAACAACACTAGTTCAAAAAACCATTAACATTTATCTCTGTGGACCCACAGTTTATAACGATTTGCACTTAGGCAACACCAGACCATTAATTGTTTTTGATGTTTTAAATAGAGTTTTAAAAAAGGCTAAATATACCGTTAATTTTGTTCAAAACATCACTGATATTGACGATAAGATCATCAAGATTGCTCAACAACAAGAAGTAAGCGAATCAGTTGTTACAAAACAACAAATCACTGCTTACAAATCACTTTTAAAAAAACTAAATATTCTGCCTATTAAACATATTCAAATCACTGAAAAAATCGATAAAATCCCTGACTATATTGATCAATTAGTAAATCAAAACCATGCTTATGTTTCAACTCAAAACAACGTTTATTTTGCAGTTAATTCACTAAAGCAATATGGTTATCTAGCTAACCGAATGGTGCATTTAGAAGAAACTGATACTGATAAAAAGAACAAATTGGATTTTGTACTTTGAAAGATTACTACTGCAGGGATTAAATGAAATAGTAAGTGGGGACTTGGCAGACCAGGTTGACATGTTGAATGTGCCTTCTTAATTGATTATTGTTTCAAAAATGAACTCACGATCCACGGAGGAGGAGTTGATTTAAAGTTCCCCCACCATGAAAATGAAAATGCCTTACACATGGCTTTATATAACCAGCCCATTACCAAACATTGGATGCATATTGGTCATTTGATGATTGAAAACCAAAAGATGTCAAAGTCATTGCAGAACTTCTTGTTAGCAGTTGATTTTCTTAACTTTCATGATTTTCGTGTTTTGCGTTGGATCTTTTACCAAAAACACTATTTGCATCCTATTGATCTAAACCAATCATTGATTGAAAAAGCTAATAATGATATTCAAAGGATTGCAAAAACACTTAATGTTGCTAGAACCTGATTAGTTTATTCAGAACAATCTGAGTTGATTAGTCCCAAGCAATATGATCCAGTTTTTTCAGCTTTACTTGATAATCTCAACTTTGCCAATGCAGTTGCTGCTATCTGAAAACTAATAAAAAAAATTAATACAAGTATTAAAACTAAGGACTTTAGTGTGCTGAGAGAACAACTTAGTTTCTTGGAATGATCAATTGATTTATTAGGAATTAGCTTTAAATCTATCCATACTAAACTTAATGTGCGTTTAATTAAAGAGTGATCAATATTACACAAACAAAAAGCAATGGATAAAGCTGATCAAATTAGAAAAAAACTAATTAAAAAAATGTTGCTGTAA
- the ligA gene encoding NAD-dependent DNA ligase LigA: MDVKLKIQQLVNLIKNYDYHYYVLSEPLIDDFEYDMLYKSLQQLEKDHPDLIQIDSPTQRVGGEAVKGFKKLNHNSPMLSLENAFSTKEIANFIDNINFQTNSKNEFVVEPKIDGVSISLTYKNGVLVHALTRGDGSVGEDVLNNVKTIKSIPLTIPFTKTIEIRGEIFVDKKTFLAINNQLEKPFANARNLAAGTIRNLNSEITAQRKLRALFYYIPNGLEESITTQTMVLEQLKQWKFPVSDTIRVFQNKFQLINYLEAFDKKREQLTFNLDGLVIKLNSLLFYQQLGATSKSPRWAIAFKFSPKFVQTKLTAVLITIGRTGRVNYTAKLESVNLDGTKVTAATLHNFDYIKTKDIRINDTVVIYKAGEIIPKVLKVNLEKRKNDTIIIQEQKYCPSCNSKLVKIVDEVDQYCTNETCKERNIQLINYFVSKTAMDINGLNINTITKLYEHNLVRSIVDLYDLKDKKNQVLKLDLKIGDKLFNKLVDNIENSKQKGMARLLTGLGIKHVGNVLAKNLANHFKNIKALQHASLENLISLNDVGITVAESLYNWFHDPNHLQLIEQLELRQVKTDQLPLKINFETNSIYFQKRFLITGSFNISRDQIKDLLSAKFDCQFASEVKPTVDFVIAGNKPTLRKINHAKELNIPIINEAIWT, encoded by the coding sequence ATGGATGTGAAATTGAAGATTCAACAGCTGGTTAACTTAATAAAAAACTATGACTATCACTACTATGTTTTAAGCGAACCTTTAATTGATGATTTTGAGTATGATATGTTGTATAAGTCACTCCAACAATTAGAAAAAGATCATCCTGATTTAATCCAAATTGATTCCCCTACCCAAAGGGTGGGAGGAGAAGCTGTGAAGGGTTTTAAAAAGTTAAACCATAACAGTCCAATGCTCTCTTTGGAAAATGCTTTTTCAACTAAAGAAATTGCTAATTTTATTGATAATATTAACTTTCAAACAAACTCAAAAAATGAATTTGTAGTTGAACCTAAAATTGATGGAGTTAGTATCTCTCTAACTTATAAAAATGGTGTTTTAGTTCATGCTTTAACCAGAGGAGATGGAAGTGTTGGGGAAGATGTTTTAAATAATGTTAAAACCATTAAATCTATCCCTTTAACAATCCCTTTCACAAAAACAATTGAGATTAGGGGTGAGATTTTTGTTGATAAAAAAACTTTTTTAGCAATTAACAATCAACTTGAAAAACCATTTGCTAATGCAAGGAATCTAGCAGCAGGTACAATACGTAATTTAAACAGTGAAATCACTGCACAGCGCAAATTAAGGGCATTATTTTATTACATCCCTAATGGTTTGGAAGAGTCAATCACTACTCAAACTATGGTTTTAGAACAGCTTAAGCAGTGAAAATTCCCAGTTAGTGATACCATCAGGGTTTTTCAAAACAAATTTCAATTAATTAATTACTTGGAAGCGTTTGACAAAAAACGAGAACAGTTAACTTTTAATCTTGATGGTTTAGTTATTAAACTAAACAGCTTGCTTTTTTATCAACAATTAGGTGCTACAAGTAAATCACCACGTTGGGCAATAGCATTTAAATTTAGTCCTAAATTTGTTCAAACTAAATTAACAGCAGTTCTTATAACGATTGGTAGAACTGGTAGAGTGAACTATACTGCTAAATTAGAAAGTGTTAATTTAGATGGAACAAAAGTAACAGCTGCTACTTTACATAACTTTGATTACATTAAAACTAAAGACATTAGGATCAATGACACTGTTGTTATCTATAAAGCTGGGGAAATTATCCCTAAAGTACTAAAGGTAAATCTTGAAAAAAGAAAAAATGACACTATCATAATTCAAGAGCAAAAATATTGTCCTTCATGTAATTCAAAACTAGTCAAAATAGTTGATGAAGTTGATCAGTATTGTACCAATGAAACTTGTAAGGAGCGAAACATCCAGTTAATTAACTATTTTGTTTCTAAAACTGCTATGGACATTAACGGGTTGAATATTAATACTATTACCAAACTTTATGAACACAATTTGGTTAGATCTATAGTTGATCTTTATGATTTAAAAGACAAGAAAAACCAAGTTTTAAAATTAGATCTGAAGATTGGTGATAAACTTTTCAACAAGTTAGTTGATAACATTGAAAATTCAAAACAAAAAGGAATGGCTAGATTACTAACAGGACTTGGTATTAAGCATGTTGGTAATGTATTAGCTAAGAATTTAGCTAATCATTTTAAAAATATCAAAGCATTACAGCATGCTAGCTTAGAGAACTTAATTAGTTTAAATGATGTAGGAATAACAGTAGCTGAATCATTGTATAACTGGTTTCATGACCCTAACCATTTGCAGTTAATTGAACAACTTGAATTAAGACAAGTAAAAACAGATCAATTACCACTGAAAATTAACTTTGAAACTAACAGTATTTATTTTCAAAAACGCTTTCTTATTACCGGTAGCTTTAACATTAGTCGTGACCAAATTAAGGATTTATTATCAGCTAAGTTTGATTGCCAGTTTGCAAGTGAAGTCAAACCAACAGTTGACTTTGTTATTGCAGGAAACAAACCAACTTTAAGAAAAATCAATCACGCCAAAGAACTGAACATTCCTATCATTAATGAAGCAATTTGAACATAG
- the glyS gene encoding glycine--tRNA ligase, which translates to MAKVYNQEVYVQFLKQHGFVFQSSEIYNGLNNSWDFGPLGAVLKQQIKQALYNFFIKNKADVLLVETPIILSELVWKASGHLANFVDTLVDCKSCKYRFRVDQINAEIKAKKDWNSFKVNCPNCHNQNWSEVRDFNLLFQTEIGVVNNDKRLVFLRPETAQGSFINFKNILQAKKRNLPFAIAQFGKSFRNEITPGNFLFRTREFEQFEIEWFCKPDDANSLFEKQLIMVEQFLQTVLKINPELLKKHEYDQSELAHYAKKTTDFLFNFPHGLKELWGLANRGDFDLKQHQEFSKKSMSFFDSELNQHFLPFIIEPAVGIERLFYALIVSSYRREIINEEEREVLSLPFDLCPEQIIVLPLVNKLKKEAFSVFETLAKTRWRVCFETTGSIGKRYRKADAIGIKYAVTFDFESLEDNAVTIRDRDTLVQQRIAIKELPQWFMKNGQ; encoded by the coding sequence ATGGCTAAAGTTTACAACCAAGAAGTTTATGTTCAGTTTCTCAAACAACATGGTTTTGTATTTCAGAGTAGTGAAATTTACAACGGTTTAAACAATAGTTGGGATTTTGGTCCATTAGGTGCAGTTTTAAAACAACAAATCAAACAAGCTTTATATAACTTTTTTATTAAAAATAAAGCTGATGTTCTTTTAGTTGAAACCCCTATTATTCTCAGCGAATTGGTTTGAAAAGCATCAGGACATTTAGCTAACTTTGTTGATACTTTAGTTGATTGTAAGAGTTGTAAATACCGCTTTCGTGTTGATCAAATTAATGCTGAAATAAAAGCTAAAAAGGATTGGAATAGTTTTAAAGTTAACTGTCCTAATTGTCATAACCAAAATTGATCAGAAGTGAGGGATTTTAACTTACTTTTTCAAACTGAAATCGGGGTTGTAAACAACGATAAACGCCTTGTTTTTCTCCGTCCTGAGACTGCTCAAGGTAGCTTTATTAACTTTAAAAATATCTTGCAAGCTAAGAAGCGTAATTTACCTTTTGCTATTGCCCAGTTTGGTAAAAGCTTTCGTAATGAAATCACCCCAGGTAACTTCTTGTTTAGAACTAGAGAGTTTGAACAGTTTGAAATTGAGTGGTTTTGTAAACCTGATGATGCAAATTCGCTGTTTGAAAAACAATTAATAATGGTAGAACAGTTTCTACAAACAGTGTTAAAAATTAACCCAGAATTGTTAAAAAAACATGAATATGATCAATCAGAATTGGCTCATTATGCCAAAAAAACTACTGACTTTTTGTTTAATTTTCCCCACGGATTAAAGGAGTTATGAGGCTTGGCTAACAGGGGTGATTTTGATCTAAAACAACACCAAGAGTTTTCAAAAAAGAGCATGAGTTTTTTTGATAGCGAATTAAACCAACATTTCTTACCTTTCATAATCGAACCTGCGGTTGGCATTGAACGGTTATTTTATGCACTAATTGTCAGTAGTTATAGGAGAGAAATTATTAATGAGGAAGAACGGGAAGTATTGAGTTTACCATTTGACTTATGTCCTGAACAAATTATTGTTTTACCACTTGTAAATAAACTTAAAAAAGAAGCATTTTCTGTATTTGAAACGCTAGCAAAAACAAGGTGAAGAGTGTGCTTTGAGACAACTGGTAGTATTGGTAAAAGGTATCGAAAAGCAGATGCAATTGGAATAAAGTATGCAGTCACTTTTGACTTTGAAAGTTTAGAAGATAATGCAGTTACCATCAGAGATAGAGATACTTTAGTTCAACAGCGAATTGCTATCAAAGAATTACCACAATGATTCATGAAAAATGGTCAATAA